The Mastacembelus armatus chromosome 9, fMasArm1.2, whole genome shotgun sequence genome contains a region encoding:
- the LOC113138834 gene encoding monocarboxylate transporter 13 — protein MTSRRARPPDGGYGWVVVMSAFFVMGLTAAVLKNFGLFFVDIQSHYRILTSTTSWITATTIATFHLGAPVASALTLQFSQRVVITVGGLLSASGMLLASLDLSLPWLYVTMGILQGTGIAFSWIPANSMVSHYFVHWRPIAYAIASSGECVFAIMFGPFFQWLIEMYSWQGALLIIGGMQLNLCVCGALMRPLEMNQSSVQETKDSLEGDATMLPPKKKAIFQCSLLRKPELSLYILFAIFAAAGFFIPPLFLVPFANSLGMDRYWPAFILSVLALADLAGRLICGWIANMRLLRNLQLLTMVVTLLGVVLLLLPISHNYCVILLFASLYGFLFGCVVAIHVTTIVDIVSLEGFDSGLGLFMLFRSIGGFIGPPAAGWLVDETKDYSSAFYLSGLCLISSAVFVVLADRRVQRRRAEAPCVVQAISQQEGREAGKASSGPGCL, from the exons ATGACGTCCAGGAGGGCCAGGCCTCCTGATGGGGGTTACGGCTGGGTGGTGGTGATGTCGGCCTTTTTCGTCATGGGCCTCACTGCTGCTGTCCTCAAGAATTTTGGTCTCTTCTTTGTGGACATCCAGAGTCACTACAGAATCCTGACCAGCACCACCTCCTGGATCACCGCCACCACGATCGCCACGTTTCACCTTGGAG CTCCAGTCGCCAGTGCGCTGACCCTACAGTTTTCTCAGAGAGTGGTCATCACAGTTGGAGGCCTGCTGAGTGCCTCTGGGATGCTGCTGGCATCTCTGGACCTCAGTCTGCCCTGGCTCTATGTCACTATGGGCATCCTGCAAG GAACAGGCATTGCCTTTTCATGGATCCCTGCCAACAGCATGGTGAGCCACTACTTCGTACACTGGCGTCCCATCGCCTACGCCATTGCCAGCTCAGGGGAGTGTGTCTTTGCCATCATGTTTGGCCCCTTCTTCCAGTGGCTGATTGAGATGTACAGCTGGCAGGGTGCATTGCTCATCATTGGAGGCATGCAACTcaatctgtgtgtctgtggcgCTCTCATGAGACCCCTGGAAATGAACCAAAGTTCTGTCCAAGAAACCAAAGATAGTCTAGAGGGAGATGCTACTATGCTCCCACCAAAGAAGAAGGCTATCTTCCAGTGCTCCCTGCTGAGAAAACCTGAACTTTCCCTCTACATCCTGTTTGCCATCTTTGCTGCGGCTGGGTTTTTTATCCCACCTCTCTTTCTAGTGCCCTTTGCCAACAGTTTGGGGATGGACAGATACTGGCCAGCCTTTATCCTCTCTGTGCTGGCGTTAGCAGACCTGGCTGGAAGGCTGATCTGTGGGTGGATAGCCAACATGAGGCTGTTGAGgaacctgcagctgctcaccATGGTTGTCACTCTGCTCGGGGTGgtgctcctgctgctgcccaTCAGCCACAACTACTGTGTCATCCTGTTGTTCGCCTCTCTCTACGGCTTCCTGTTTGGCTGTGTGGTGGCTATTCACGTCACCACCATCGTGGACATTGTCTCTCTGGAGGGGTTTGACAGTGGGCTGGGCCTTTTCATGCTTTTCAGGAGCATCGGTGGTTTCATCGGTCCACCTGCTGCAG GGTGGCTGGTGGATGAGACAAAAGACTACAGCTCTGCCTTCTATCTCTCAGGATTGTGCCTCATTTCATCAGCGGTGTTTGTCGTCCTGGCTGACCGTCGTGTTCAGCGTAGACGGGCCGAGGCGCCGTGTGTAGTTCAGGCGATTAGTCAGCAGGAGGGCCGAGAAGCTGGCAAA
- the jak2b gene encoding tyrosine-protein kinase JAK2 isoform X1 produces the protein MDNAGLNPGCVLSTAFLAAMDVVTNTCPTVHQNGVAHRESSDARPAAAALRLHLYHSSLGVADSSFLSYPPGDYVAEELCIDAANTCSISPLYCSLFGLFRERDRLWFAPNHIFQLSELDSEDVFFRIRYYFPGWYSGGASRAYRYGVAKGSESPVLDDFVMSYLFSQWRNDFINGFVKIPNSHETQEECLGMAVLDMTRTAKERQISPLDIYHTMSYKSFLPKDMRAQIQDCNFLTRKRIRFRFKRFIQQFSQCRTTVRDLKLKYLISIESLEKAFYTETFQVKEPSSGQLTILVAADNGIQWCREKLKDSEQELQTLCDFPDVTDISVKQASKEGATESRVVTINKQDGKNLELEFPNLLEALSFVSLIDGYYRLTTDAHHYLCKEVAPPRLVEVTSSRCHGPISMEFAISRLQKCGNKRGLYILRCSPKDFNKYFLTFPVEVYDAVEYKHCQITRSPSGEFNLSGTKRNFSSLQELLNCYQKETVRSDSIIFQFSKCCPPKSKEKSCLLVCRSNKGSEVPLSPLLHRHNISQMVFHKIRKEDLEFMESLGQGTFTKIFKGVRKELGDYGLVHQTEVVMKVLDQAHRNYSESFFEAASMMSQLSHKHLILNYGVCVCGEENIMVQEYVKFGSLDTYLKKNKNSVNILWKLEVAKQLAWAMNFLEEKQLAHGNVCAKNVLLIREEDRRAGNPPFIKLSDPGISITVLPKEILIERIPWVSPECIEDAANLSLAADKWSFGATLWEICSGGDKPLAALDNSKKSLFYEDHHQLPAPKWTELANLITSCMDYEPTFRPTFRAIIRDLHSLFTPDYELIMDSDILPNRTVGSAWSTGGFENQDPAQFEERHLIFLQQLGKGNFGSVEMCRYDPLQDNTGEVVAVKKLQHSTAEHIRDFEREIEILKSLQHENIVKYKGVCYSAGRRNLRLIMEYLPFGSLRDYLIKNKERIDHKKLVHYTSQISKGMEYLSSKRYIHRDLATRNILVESELRVKIGDFGLTKVLPQDKEYYMVKEPGESPIFWYAPESLTESKFSVASDVWSFGVVLYELFTHSDKNSSPPAVFMSMMGNDKQGQLIVYHLIELLKSGSRLPQPLGCPTEIHEIMEECWDIDPSLRPSFKELALRIDLFRDSKEF, from the exons ATGGACAACGCTGGGCTGAATCCAG GTTGTGTGTTGTCGACGGCCTTCCTGGCAGCCATGGACGTAGTGACTAACACATGCCCCACAGTGCACCAAAATGGGGTTGCCCACCGGGAATCTTCAGATGCAagaccagctgctgctgctctgaggcTTCATTTGTATCATAGTAGCCTGGGAGTGGCTGACAGCAGCTTCCTCAGTTACCCACCTGGGGACTATGTGGCTGAGGAGTTGTGCATAGATGCAGCCAACACATGCA GTATATCGCCTCTGTACTGCAGCCTTTTTGGTCTCTTCCGAGAGCGAGATCGCTTGTGGTTTGCACCCAACCATATCTTCCAGCTTAGTGAATTGGATTCAGAGGATGTGTTTTTCAGAATTAG ATACTACTTCCCTGGCTGGTACAGTGGTGGTGCGTCCCGGGCATATCGATATGGTGTCGCAAAGGGGTCAGAAAGCCCAGTCCTCGATGACTTTGTAATGTCATACCTCTTCTCTCAA TGGAGGAATGACTTTATAAACGGATTTGTCAAGATCCCCAATTCCCATGAGACTCAAGAAGAGTGCCTTGGAATGGCTGTACTCGACATGACACGGACAGCCAAGGAGAGACAGATTTCGCCACTGGACATCTATCACACTATGAG CTACAAGTCCTTCTTGCCAAAGGATATGAGAGCTCAGATCCAGGACTGCAACTTCTTGACACGCAAGCGAATCCGGTTTCGCTTTAAGCGCTTCATCCAACAGTTCAGTCAGTGTCGGACGACAGTGCGCGATCTCAAGCTAAAATACCTCATCAGCATAGAGTCCTTGGAGAAGGCCTTCTACACTGAGACCTTTCAGGTCAAGGAGCCGTCCAGTGGGCAGCTTACAATCCTGGTGGCTGCGGACAATGGCATCCAATGGTGTCGAGAGAAACTGAAAGATTCTGAGCAG GAGCTACAGACTTTGTGTGATTTCCCTGATGTCACTGACATTAGCGTCAAACAGGCCAGCAAGGAGGGTGCTACAGAGAGTCGGGTGGTCACCATTAATAAACAAGATGGCAAGAATCTG GAGCTAGAGTTCCCCAACCTACTTGAAGCGCTCTCCTTTGTGTCCCTCATTGACGGCTACTATCGTCTGACTACAGACGCACATCACTACCTTTGTAAAGAAGTGGCCCCTCCTAGGCTTGTGGAGGTCACCTCATCTCGTTGCCATGGCCCCATTTC aatGGAGTTTGCCATCAGTCGTCTTCAGAAGTGTGGAAACAAGCGGGGGCTGTACATTTTGAGATGTAGCCCTAAAGACTTTAACAAGTATTTTCTGACTTTCCCTGTTGAA GTGTATGATGCTGTGGAATATAAGCACTGCCAGATAACCAGGTCTCCCAGTGGGGAATTTAACCTCAGTGGAACCAAAAGAAATTTCAGCAGCCTACAAGAACTCCTCAACTGCTACCAAAAGGAAACTGTGCGCTCTGACAGCATCATTTTCCAATTCAGCAAATGCTGTCCACCTAAATCTAAAG AAAAGTCCTGCCTGCTTGTGTGCAGGAGCAACAAGGGTTCAGAAGTGCCTCTGTCTCCATTGCTACATCGACACAACATCAGCCAAATGGTCTTTCACAAGATCAGAAAAGAAGATCTGGAATTT ATGGAAAGTCTTGGGCAAGGGACATTTACGAAGATATTCAAAGGAGTCCGTAAAGAGCTCGGAGACTATGGACTTGTGCACCAAACAGAAGTTGTGATGAAAGTGCTTGATCAGGCCCACAGGAACTACTCTGAG TCTTTCTTTGAAGCTGCCAGCATGATGAGTCAGTTGTCCCATAAGCACCTGATCCTAAACTATGGCGTATGTGTCTGTGGAGAAGAGA ACATCATGGTGCAGGAGTATGTGAAGTTTGGCTCACTGGATACCTACttgaagaagaacaagaactCAGTAAACATCCTGTGGAAGCTTGAAGTGGCAAAGCAGCTGGCCTGGGCCATGAACTTCCTG gaggaaaaacaacTTGCCCATGGGAACGTGTGTGCTAAAAATGTTCTTCTGAtcagagaggaggacaggagggCAGGAAACCCCCCCTTCATCAAACTGAGTGATCCCGGCATCAGCATCACTGTTCTTCCCAAAGAAA TCCTGATTGAGAGGATTCCTTGGGTGTCCCCCGAGTGCATCGAGGATGCTGCCAACCTGAGCTTGGCTGCAGACAAGTGGAGCTTTGGTGCCACACTATGGGAGATCTGTAGTGGTGGGGATAAACCTTTAGCAGCCCTGGACAACTCTAAG AAATCCCTGTTTTATGAGGACCACCACCAGCTTCCTGCACCGAAGTGGACCGAACTGGCTAATTTGATTACCAGCTGCATGGATTATGAGCCTACCTTCAGGCCAACATTTCGTGCCATCATCCGTGACCTCCACAGCCTCTTCACACCAG ACTATGAGTTGATCATGGACAGTGACATCCTGCCAAACAGGACAGTGGGCTCTGCATGGTCGACGGGGGGGTTTGAGAATCAGGATCCAGCTCAGTTTGAAGAGAGGCACCTCATTTTCTTACAGCAGCTGGGCAAG GGAAACTTTGGCAGCGTGGAGATGTGTCGATATGACCCACTTCAGGATAACACAGGAGAGGTCGTGGCTGTGAAGAAACTCCAGCACAGCACTGCAGAGCACATACGAGACTTTGAGCGAGAGATCGAGATCCTGAAATCTCTCCAGCATGAGAACATTGTCAAGTACAAAGGTGTTTGCTACAGTGCAG gACGACGTAATCTCCGTCTCATCATGGAATATCTGCCTTTTGGTAGTCTACGAGATTACCTGATAAAAAACAAGGAGAGGATTGACCATAAGAAGCTTGTGCACTACACTTCTCAGATCTCTaag GGTATGGAGTACCTATCAAGTAAGCGATATATCCACAGAGACCTGGCAACACGAAATATCCTTGTAGAGAGTGAGCTGAGGGTGAAGATTGGAGATTTTGGTCTCACCAAAGTTCTGCCTCAGGACAAAGAGTACTACATGGTCAAAGAGCCAGGAGAGAGCCCAATATTTTG GTATGCTCCTGAGTCACTGACCGAGAGCAAGTTTTCTGTGGCATCAGATGTCTGGAGCTTTGGAGTGGTGCTTTACGAGCTCTTCACCCACAGCGACAAAAACTCTAGCCCTCCAGCA GTTTTTATGTCTATGATGGGGAATGACAAGCAGGGACAGCTGATTGTCTATCATCTCATTGAGCTCCTTAAATCCGGCAGCAGGCTGCCTCAGCCTCTGGGCTGTCCCACAGAG ATACACGAGATCATGGAGGAGTGCTGGGACATTGACCCCAGCTTGCGTCCTTCTTTCAAGGAGCTTGCCCTGCGCATCGACCTGTTCAGGGACAGTAAGGAGTTTTAA
- the jak2b gene encoding tyrosine-protein kinase JAK2 isoform X2, producing MDVVTNTCPTVHQNGVAHRESSDARPAAAALRLHLYHSSLGVADSSFLSYPPGDYVAEELCIDAANTCSISPLYCSLFGLFRERDRLWFAPNHIFQLSELDSEDVFFRIRYYFPGWYSGGASRAYRYGVAKGSESPVLDDFVMSYLFSQWRNDFINGFVKIPNSHETQEECLGMAVLDMTRTAKERQISPLDIYHTMSYKSFLPKDMRAQIQDCNFLTRKRIRFRFKRFIQQFSQCRTTVRDLKLKYLISIESLEKAFYTETFQVKEPSSGQLTILVAADNGIQWCREKLKDSEQFGQELQTLCDFPDVTDISVKQASKEGATESRVVTINKQDGKNLELEFPNLLEALSFVSLIDGYYRLTTDAHHYLCKEVAPPRLVEVTSSRCHGPISMEFAISRLQKCGNKRGLYILRCSPKDFNKYFLTFPVEVYDAVEYKHCQITRSPSGEFNLSGTKRNFSSLQELLNCYQKETVRSDSIIFQFSKCCPPKSKEKSCLLVCRSNKGSEVPLSPLLHRHNISQMVFHKIRKEDLEFMESLGQGTFTKIFKGVRKELGDYGLVHQTEVVMKVLDQAHRNYSESFFEAASMMSQLSHKHLILNYGVCVCGEENIMVQEYVKFGSLDTYLKKNKNSVNILWKLEVAKQLAWAMNFLEEKQLAHGNVCAKNVLLIREEDRRAGNPPFIKLSDPGISITVLPKEILIERIPWVSPECIEDAANLSLAADKWSFGATLWEICSGGDKPLAALDNSKKSLFYEDHHQLPAPKWTELANLITSCMDYEPTFRPTFRAIIRDLHSLFTPDYELIMDSDILPNRTVGSAWSTGGFENQDPAQFEERHLIFLQQLGKGNFGSVEMCRYDPLQDNTGEVVAVKKLQHSTAEHIRDFEREIEILKSLQHENIVKYKGVCYSAGRRNLRLIMEYLPFGSLRDYLIKNKERIDHKKLVHYTSQISKGMEYLSSKRYIHRDLATRNILVESELRVKIGDFGLTKVLPQDKEYYMVKEPGESPIFWYAPESLTESKFSVASDVWSFGVVLYELFTHSDKNSSPPAVFMSMMGNDKQGQLIVYHLIELLKSGSRLPQPLGCPTEIHEIMEECWDIDPSLRPSFKELALRIDLFRDSKEF from the exons ATGGACGTAGTGACTAACACATGCCCCACAGTGCACCAAAATGGGGTTGCCCACCGGGAATCTTCAGATGCAagaccagctgctgctgctctgaggcTTCATTTGTATCATAGTAGCCTGGGAGTGGCTGACAGCAGCTTCCTCAGTTACCCACCTGGGGACTATGTGGCTGAGGAGTTGTGCATAGATGCAGCCAACACATGCA GTATATCGCCTCTGTACTGCAGCCTTTTTGGTCTCTTCCGAGAGCGAGATCGCTTGTGGTTTGCACCCAACCATATCTTCCAGCTTAGTGAATTGGATTCAGAGGATGTGTTTTTCAGAATTAG ATACTACTTCCCTGGCTGGTACAGTGGTGGTGCGTCCCGGGCATATCGATATGGTGTCGCAAAGGGGTCAGAAAGCCCAGTCCTCGATGACTTTGTAATGTCATACCTCTTCTCTCAA TGGAGGAATGACTTTATAAACGGATTTGTCAAGATCCCCAATTCCCATGAGACTCAAGAAGAGTGCCTTGGAATGGCTGTACTCGACATGACACGGACAGCCAAGGAGAGACAGATTTCGCCACTGGACATCTATCACACTATGAG CTACAAGTCCTTCTTGCCAAAGGATATGAGAGCTCAGATCCAGGACTGCAACTTCTTGACACGCAAGCGAATCCGGTTTCGCTTTAAGCGCTTCATCCAACAGTTCAGTCAGTGTCGGACGACAGTGCGCGATCTCAAGCTAAAATACCTCATCAGCATAGAGTCCTTGGAGAAGGCCTTCTACACTGAGACCTTTCAGGTCAAGGAGCCGTCCAGTGGGCAGCTTACAATCCTGGTGGCTGCGGACAATGGCATCCAATGGTGTCGAGAGAAACTGAAAGATTCTGAGCAG TTTGGGCAGGAGCTACAGACTTTGTGTGATTTCCCTGATGTCACTGACATTAGCGTCAAACAGGCCAGCAAGGAGGGTGCTACAGAGAGTCGGGTGGTCACCATTAATAAACAAGATGGCAAGAATCTG GAGCTAGAGTTCCCCAACCTACTTGAAGCGCTCTCCTTTGTGTCCCTCATTGACGGCTACTATCGTCTGACTACAGACGCACATCACTACCTTTGTAAAGAAGTGGCCCCTCCTAGGCTTGTGGAGGTCACCTCATCTCGTTGCCATGGCCCCATTTC aatGGAGTTTGCCATCAGTCGTCTTCAGAAGTGTGGAAACAAGCGGGGGCTGTACATTTTGAGATGTAGCCCTAAAGACTTTAACAAGTATTTTCTGACTTTCCCTGTTGAA GTGTATGATGCTGTGGAATATAAGCACTGCCAGATAACCAGGTCTCCCAGTGGGGAATTTAACCTCAGTGGAACCAAAAGAAATTTCAGCAGCCTACAAGAACTCCTCAACTGCTACCAAAAGGAAACTGTGCGCTCTGACAGCATCATTTTCCAATTCAGCAAATGCTGTCCACCTAAATCTAAAG AAAAGTCCTGCCTGCTTGTGTGCAGGAGCAACAAGGGTTCAGAAGTGCCTCTGTCTCCATTGCTACATCGACACAACATCAGCCAAATGGTCTTTCACAAGATCAGAAAAGAAGATCTGGAATTT ATGGAAAGTCTTGGGCAAGGGACATTTACGAAGATATTCAAAGGAGTCCGTAAAGAGCTCGGAGACTATGGACTTGTGCACCAAACAGAAGTTGTGATGAAAGTGCTTGATCAGGCCCACAGGAACTACTCTGAG TCTTTCTTTGAAGCTGCCAGCATGATGAGTCAGTTGTCCCATAAGCACCTGATCCTAAACTATGGCGTATGTGTCTGTGGAGAAGAGA ACATCATGGTGCAGGAGTATGTGAAGTTTGGCTCACTGGATACCTACttgaagaagaacaagaactCAGTAAACATCCTGTGGAAGCTTGAAGTGGCAAAGCAGCTGGCCTGGGCCATGAACTTCCTG gaggaaaaacaacTTGCCCATGGGAACGTGTGTGCTAAAAATGTTCTTCTGAtcagagaggaggacaggagggCAGGAAACCCCCCCTTCATCAAACTGAGTGATCCCGGCATCAGCATCACTGTTCTTCCCAAAGAAA TCCTGATTGAGAGGATTCCTTGGGTGTCCCCCGAGTGCATCGAGGATGCTGCCAACCTGAGCTTGGCTGCAGACAAGTGGAGCTTTGGTGCCACACTATGGGAGATCTGTAGTGGTGGGGATAAACCTTTAGCAGCCCTGGACAACTCTAAG AAATCCCTGTTTTATGAGGACCACCACCAGCTTCCTGCACCGAAGTGGACCGAACTGGCTAATTTGATTACCAGCTGCATGGATTATGAGCCTACCTTCAGGCCAACATTTCGTGCCATCATCCGTGACCTCCACAGCCTCTTCACACCAG ACTATGAGTTGATCATGGACAGTGACATCCTGCCAAACAGGACAGTGGGCTCTGCATGGTCGACGGGGGGGTTTGAGAATCAGGATCCAGCTCAGTTTGAAGAGAGGCACCTCATTTTCTTACAGCAGCTGGGCAAG GGAAACTTTGGCAGCGTGGAGATGTGTCGATATGACCCACTTCAGGATAACACAGGAGAGGTCGTGGCTGTGAAGAAACTCCAGCACAGCACTGCAGAGCACATACGAGACTTTGAGCGAGAGATCGAGATCCTGAAATCTCTCCAGCATGAGAACATTGTCAAGTACAAAGGTGTTTGCTACAGTGCAG gACGACGTAATCTCCGTCTCATCATGGAATATCTGCCTTTTGGTAGTCTACGAGATTACCTGATAAAAAACAAGGAGAGGATTGACCATAAGAAGCTTGTGCACTACACTTCTCAGATCTCTaag GGTATGGAGTACCTATCAAGTAAGCGATATATCCACAGAGACCTGGCAACACGAAATATCCTTGTAGAGAGTGAGCTGAGGGTGAAGATTGGAGATTTTGGTCTCACCAAAGTTCTGCCTCAGGACAAAGAGTACTACATGGTCAAAGAGCCAGGAGAGAGCCCAATATTTTG GTATGCTCCTGAGTCACTGACCGAGAGCAAGTTTTCTGTGGCATCAGATGTCTGGAGCTTTGGAGTGGTGCTTTACGAGCTCTTCACCCACAGCGACAAAAACTCTAGCCCTCCAGCA GTTTTTATGTCTATGATGGGGAATGACAAGCAGGGACAGCTGATTGTCTATCATCTCATTGAGCTCCTTAAATCCGGCAGCAGGCTGCCTCAGCCTCTGGGCTGTCCCACAGAG ATACACGAGATCATGGAGGAGTGCTGGGACATTGACCCCAGCTTGCGTCCTTCTTTCAAGGAGCTTGCCCTGCGCATCGACCTGTTCAGGGACAGTAAGGAGTTTTAA